The Capsicum annuum cultivar UCD-10X-F1 chromosome 1, UCD10Xv1.1, whole genome shotgun sequence sequence CGCAATCAACCCTTTTCCCTTTGGTAGTGGAgaattactccctccatcccattttacttATCTCAAATTAAGAtgacataattattaaaaaaaataataaataacatgattagtttaccatagtattcctattacatgatatttatattttaatttaaagaaaaagtaattaatgtaaaagataaaatatggaaaaaaaattatcttgtcttgataagtaaaaaaggacaagtaaaatggaacatcaaattaagaaatttgagatTGATAAAATGGGAGGGAGGGAGTATAAACGTTTCTTTTTTTAACCAAAACTTTCCTAAACAGGTGTTTAGTGAAGGACCTCTATGTGTATGCCTGAAAAAGTAATTCTTAAATGCATGTGATTATTTTTGTTCACTCTAATTTGTTcgatatattaaaaattaaatatttaattttactcgttcaattttaaaaattaagatattggttattaatttttatttttttaataattgactATAGTTAATTTCTGATATGTTTTTCAAAACCTTAAGTTTAATTAAGGAAATTTCTTTGGAAGTTCGAGGAGAAAAGTGAGCATCGCGTCGATTTTGATATGGATTTTAAGTTATAAAGTGTGATAATGTAATGACAGTTTAATTTGCGCTATCAacattaaaataatttccttACAATTAAAGCTACAATATTTTATTAATCAAtgcttattaatttataattaaattaaaaaatagtaaaaatcttTTAAATGATCTAATTGTATAAATACTTTTTACACAACTAATTCATAAGacataaaaatatactttgtatGGCatctaatttatgtgacatatttttacttttaatttgttaaaagaaatGACAAACTTTAAAATTTAGAGACAATTAAACATTCCATGTATGATTTTTATAATCACACATAAAATATTTTGAcatgtttaaaatcataaattttaatcACTATACAAATATTAGCatattttaaaagtttaataatcatgtttaagtttcaaaatttcaattctttttaaaGGAAAAACTCTATACAAATTTAAGATATGTCATATAAATTAGAATGCTCAAGATTAATATATTATTACTACATGCAAAAGTGCATGTGAGTAATTATTTTGGCCTAAGTATCGTACAAAATCGTTTGTGTACACGTGCCAGTGTCTATGGAAGTAGTGATTAAAAATTTAAGGAATTTAAATTTTGTGTActaaatattttaagataaatttGATCTGATATTATAAAttgtttaatttatatatataaaaattaaataacttacaaTTACAAAGTAAATTTatctaataatataaaatattttatatatttacagTGCCTAGAGCTTAATGATGAACCCCTCCTTTGGACATTGGCTTGCTGCCTACATGTGCTTATCGATCCCTATGGACGCTAGGGGTAAATGGGCATTAATTGGACGGATAGTAAATACTTTTTGGGTCTTAATTTATCTGATATTGTTCAGATTTTaaggataaaaattttaaattttaattataaattgacataaaatttttgaaatttaaaagtaaaatctatatattttgaaatttatgtaaaaaaGTACTTCATTTGTTCGCTTTGGAAATACAAGGACAATAGACATTTcttaaaatgttaaatttattatattcaatgaGTAATActgtaaaattatatatattttttcttttcttaaaagtGTACCAAGTTaatattgaacaagtaaaaatAGACGTAAGTGATATACTTTCttcgtctcaaattatccgtctcaaattgagatgacacattgattaagaaaaataattaataacatgactagtttaccatagtatccgtattaaatgatgtttacattttaatttaaagaaaaagtaattaatgcaaaacgtaaaacatggaaaaaaaaatttgtgtctcttcttgattaatgaaaaaagacaagtaaaatgagaaatcaaattaaaaaatttgggccTCATAATTTGAGACGGAAGGAGTAAGTTCCAAGAATTGACAATTCAAAAAAATTGTAAGACATAcgagaaaaattaataaaaggaTATTTATCCGactctcaaaatctaaaaaatatcacataaattaaggcAACAGAGTCCATGCCTCTATAATAGAGTTCTATATAAGGAGAGGTAGAGAAGAAGCAAATTAAGCTGGTCAAAACTAAAAGCTAACTAGCTACTAAATAGTTCACCAGCTTTGCGAGGATCAAGTACAAAAAAACATGGCTTCTAAACCTGGCATTCTCACTGAATGGCCATGGACTTTTCTTGGAAACTTCaaggtatttttattattttttttcacattaATAAATGTTTTTgcactaaaaattacataatgaAGTTGTTACTTAGCTTGTTGTAGCTTATAATATTCTTTCTTCTTACTCTTTGTTTGGGATGATGTAGTACTTGGTATTGGCACCATTTGTGGTTCATAGCACATACACATACTTGATGAGCAAAGATGAAACACAAAGGGACATTGTATATCCAATCATTTTCCCACTTTTACTCTCGAGAGTGATTCACAATCAGATATGGATATCTATATCACGATACAGGACTGCAAAGGGTAATAATCGAATTGTTGATAAGAGCATCGAGTTTGATCAAATTGATAGAGAGAGCAATTGGTATGTCCTTCTTACCTTTTATGCCTCATTCTCCATCTACGTATCAGTATACAAcaatattcccacaaagtgaggtctgtgGAACGTAAAAtgcacgcagtccataccacttcCTCAGTACAGAAgctgttttcaatagacccccgactcatgataacagataacagtataacaaacaaaaaatataaaagcacaCGACAAAACTATAACACACTGGTACATACTACATATCAATATGTACGAGGAAATGAGTGAACATAACAATTAGAACGTACAGAAGAGAACGATGTTGCATAGATTTTTTAATGATTGGTTAAGAGAAAAGTTAAAGTTAGTTTTCATGGAAATCGGAAAATATGACTTTTGTCTTTTCTCACTTGTGGACGAAAGTTTTTTTTCCTTGCAATATTTTAATTCTTAACTTCATAGTTCATATTTACTTGCTCCATTAAAAGTTAAAACATTTCTGTATTTTTAATCTTCAGTATTGAATTTTTTTACTAAAACACtttttgaatattggttttgatattattgttttaaatCTTCaacatatagttttttttttttttttttcagaatgtATTTCACTCACCAGCCAAATATCTGAAAAATACTTTTcagcaaaaaaatattattcgtggaaaataacttgtatcgtatcaaacatgaaaaataaagtttttttggaaaggttttagttttagtataaaGCCTTAATTTTAGTACTACAAAAATCAGGAATTTCTGACTTAGTAGCTGAAAACCCATACCTTGTATTTATTAGGTTCTTGTACTGTACctacaaaaggaaaagaaaatgcaaATTAGAGTATTAAGCTAGCGTTAATTCATAgagtttggatcagattttgaaaatttatctgtaaatatttttaagttcCAAAAATCTTGTTGTGactaatttttagatttttgagacTTCCATTCGCAAAATTGCAATTTTTTTCCAAGTTAAATGCATGTCGAAACataatttcaacttcaaaatctatggTTAAAAATGAGCTGAAAGATCGACTATTAAACGTTAAATTGTTTTTGTAGGGATGATCAGATCATATTTAATGGACTGTTATACTATATTGGATATCTGCTGCTTGAACAATCTCATCATATGCCTTTGTGGAGGACTGATGGTATCATTATAATTGCTTTGCTTCATGCTGGTCCTGTTGAGTTTCTCTATTACTGGCTTCATAGAGCTCTGCATCATCATTTTCTCTACTCTCGTTATCATTCTCATCATCACTCCTCCATTGCTACTGAGCCCATCACTTGTAAGTTTGttaaatttgtttattttattaagaGATAATGGTAAAAACACATTTGAACTATCATTTTTAATGAGTTTCACATCTTAACTATCagttgttttcttttatattgaaTTATCGCCATCTATGTATTAAAAATACACCTCAGATCAGCTATCGGTTGCGTTGTTCCTTTTTTCTACATGAACCATGCACAAAGATTGTTCGGAtaggaaaataaaataactaacaaTTGAGGTATGTTTTACATAAATAGTGACCATTTAGGTAGGAAAAGGGAATGATGGGTAGTTGGGGTGTAATGTTAGTTCAAGTGTGTTTTGACTATTAACTCTTTTATTAACTTATCTAATCGtgacaatttcttttttttttctttttctttttgcagCTGTAATTCATCCGTTTGCTGAGCACATATCATATTTCACACTCTTCTCCATACCATTATTCACAACAGTATTCACTGGGACTGCCTCTATAGCTTCATTTGGTGCTTATGTTACCTATATTGATTTCATGAACAACATGGGCCATTGCAATTTTGAGCTAATTCCTAAGTGGATGTTCTCTATATTTCCCCCTCTCAAGTACATTATGTATACGCCCTCGTGAGTCTTCTTGCCGAAAATATTTACGCAATTAAATCATCTGGTGAAAAAAGTAACGAACCGAAATAAATGTTCATGTTAAAAGCCAAAAGGTTCAAAATGCAGAGTCCCCACTTCTGAATCACAACATTTACAAGCCTAGCTACCTCATTAACTAATGGATATTAGGTGGGGGACTATGCTGCCTTTTTTGTGCAACAAAACTCTCACTATGCACTAGTTCTGGAAAATGGTCGGACCACAAGCATCTATATACACAGCCGCATCTTAAGGGGCGTTTCCATGACTTGAACCCATGGATTCCTGTTCACATGAAGGCTATTTTACAGTTACTCCAAGGTTTCTCTTCACCATATAGCATTTTAGATCTTAGAAAATGTAAAGATACTCTACACTAAGAGTTTAACCATTGATCAGCTTTTTAATTGCTTCCAAAACATTATTACAGTAATATTTCTTCATGCATAGTGGAACCTCTTTCGATTGTAGTAACTGAACGTTTGtgtatttgttgagattttgtttaattttttgtcactAAGATCAACGTTTTGGATGCACAGGTACCACTCACTACATCACACTCAATTCAGGACAAATTATTCACTTTTCATGCCAATGTATGACTATATCTACGATACATTGGACAAGTCGTCAGACACATTGTATGAGAAGTCACTTGAAAGGGAAGCTGAAGTGCCTGATGTGGTGCACCTAACACATCTAACAACTCCAGAATCCATTTACCACCTTCGACTAGGATTTGCATCCATGGCCTCGAACCCTCACACCTCTAAGTGGTACTTATGGTTAATGTGGCCCGTCACACTATGGTCAATAGTGATTACTTGGATTTATGGTCGCACATTTGTTGTCGAGAGAAATATGTTCAAGAATATCAAATTACAAACTTGGGCTATCCCAAAGTATCGCGTACAAGTAAGTAAAtctatattattcaagattgttttaacatttttaatCCTTTGTTAATTAAAGCGATTAtctgaaattcttgattttgttgcAGTACTTTATGAAATGGCAAAGAGAAACTATTAACAACTTTATTGAGGAAACCATCATGGAAGCAGATCAGAAAGGAATAAAGGTTTTGAGCCTTGGACTCTTAAATCAGGTAAGTCCAAAGTATATCTAAAGGAAACTAATAATGCTGTGTCCTTACTTTACCTTTGAGAAAATTGCATGATCtcacttcaatattttttttttttacaaacttTTCTGAAATGTTTTTCTACTCTACGTAATTACactgagtatgttattgttgAAAATTGCATGATCTCTTCTTAATGTGTGATTTCTTGCAATTGCAAAACTTCTATTAGCTATCATAAATATTGAGTATTAGGGAGAAATAGAATTATAATGAATCCTCCTCTGCACCCTATTGATACTTTTACAAAAATGTAACCTTATAGGATGAGAAGTTGAATAATAATGGTGAGCTTTACATAAGGAGGCATCCTCAGTTGAAAGTGAAGGTGGTAGATGGAAGTAGCCTAGCTGTTGCTGTTGTCATAAACTCCATTCCTAAAGGAACTTCTCAAGTTGTCCTTCGAGGTCGTTTGTCCAAAGTTGCTTACTCCATTGCCCTAGCCTTGTGCAAAGGAGGAATTAAGGTATATTTGACTACATAGTAAtctcctccattttttttttgggtttcctTTTCTCATTCATCATTGTAcagtaatttttcttttaaatatatataggtTGTCATGTTAGACGAAGAAGAGTACAAGAGACTTAATGCAAAGCTTACCCCTGAGGCTGCAACCAACTTGGTCCTATCGAAATCTCATGTTTCAAAGGTACGTATAAAACCATACTACATCGAGATATACTGTCCTGAATCTTGATTATTCATAACAAACGAGCGAAAAAAGTTGTTGATTGAGGCATTACACTGCAGATATGGCTAGTAGGGGATGGATTGAGTGAAGAGGAACAATTGAAAGCGCCAAAAGGAACATTATTCATTCCTTTCTCGCAATTCCCACCAAGGAAAGctcgcaaggattgcttctactTCACCACACCAGCTATGGTTACTCCAAAACATCTTGAAAATGTAGACTCTTGTGAGGTAATCAGAAGATGATACTCACTATTTAACGTCTTTAActtctcttaaatatttttttcgatATTGTTTTATAATAGCAACAACATTATTATACAATAATTGCAGAATTGGCTGCCAAGAAGAGTGATGAGTGCATGGAGAATAGCTGGGATTTTGCACGCCTTGGAAGGTTGGAACGAGCACGAGTGTGGCAATATGATGTTTGATATCGACAAAGTATGGAAAGCCAGTCTTGATCATGGCTTTCGCCCGTTGACAATGGCTACTGTTACTGAATCCAAGAACTAGAAGTATAGATTAATGTCTTTGTTATTAGTACGATCATATATTGGTTCAGCCAATTAATTTGCATTACGCAATATAATTTCCATAGCTCTGTCTgcattatataattatataagatatAATATGAACCAAATTGCTTGGATTGAACGATGACTTCTATATAGATCAACAAACTACTAACTCTTCTTTCCCGTTAAACAACGTTTGTCTAACACAAGCTGGTAAATTATAACAATTACTCTGTTGATTCTTTCCTTGCGAGATAAAAGTATATGACTGAATAATCTTccatttgtatatgtataatctTTGAAATTACGCGCGTACTGTATGATCCAACGCTTACTGATTTCAGTCATCAGCTAGTGATTGTCTCATCCACATTTGTGAGTATTGCCCAACCTACATCTCAAACAAAGTAAGAACAAGATTTAGCCTTGTGAACAATATCATAAAGGCCATTTTGTAAGTCTTTTTCATCATCACATTGACAGTGAATCAATCAAGAAAAAGTGCAAAGTAGTATTGTTTTCAAAGCACATGACTAAAAGTTGGCGCACTAATGTTGATTCTCAGTTGCATGAAATCTACAATATGTCTAACAAATGCAAGCTAAGTGTCCATTTGCTAATTAAGTTTGGCATTCACATAAACACATCATACGTACTTGTTCAGGATTTAACTCTATATTGGCCAGTTAATTAATCAATTCGTTAGCGGATTTTTCAGCTGAATACTTctcgttagaaaaaaaaaaaaaaaaaaccaccatTCCTGCAAAATGAGTTTGTTAGATCTGTGTTGTTTTTGGCtgaagtttctttttttttgatataTGAAACTTATGTTCCAAATTTGAATTTACTTTGCGGGCGATTTAAACGTTATATTGTGTGTTTGACGGTTGAAATTCGAAGATTAAATTTCTAATTCTAAGAAAATGTTTATTCACACCAACTCCGTGACAAAATATGTGAAATTCAACCAATATATATATGCCCTGACCTCATGTCAAAACGTCTGAAGTTCTAAGCTGGATTGTGAAATCAGATGAGAGAAGTTACAACAACATAAGCAGCCTTATCTGTTTCTAATTCTGTAAAGAACCTTTAGAGATTTGCAGAAGGTTCTGCACTCAAAAATAATAAGacaaatttgacccttttgtcTTAAATAATTGATCCTCCTAATAAGagtaactattttattttatttgtccaatttcaaatttatgaaatGTAAGagaattttgttatatgtttctCTTTCTGCCCTTTTGTCTTAAATAACTATTCTTTTCTTATACTTTACGTGACTCATATACTAAAATAGATGCTTtcatttacttattcattttctcaaattaagagagttttattatttttttgcataCTACTCAGAGTATTAAATAACGATATAAAGTAATACCCCCttcacctttttttttccttcacctttcacCTTTACTTATCTTTTATTTCTAACAtacattttattttacttattactTTTGATGtatcaagaaaagagaaaagattttttcatattttacgcTTAGCATTAGTTGCTTATTTTCTATACCATTTTCACGACATAATACtctgaatattaattaataaggTTTTCATTGTAAAATTGTCATaccaataattattttattaatgaatcTGTAGTACCCCTTTATTTGAATAAACTTATAAGCTTattagattagttattacaagttatggcaaaaattttaagttttcaagttataacaactttcatttaaaaaaaatatataaaaaagttttttttgttgttgaaaatacaaaaaagtaattaatgaaaaaggaaaattaagatttaatacaattaatatacaatttaccctccttaaaaatagttAGCCTTAATTAGTGATGTTTATCTACCCCAAATCCCTCTAACCGTTGTTTTACTCCTATTTTAATGCTTGCATTAAGAGTTTCCATCTTTATACACTACCTTCTTCTTTGTACAAGATTTATATATTTCTGCCGGTAAACAAAAAACGCCTTCTAACAAAGTGATGTTgattataatttgaaagaaaagcaaaaacaaGTATTTCTTTAGATAACAAATATGACTTATGttaatttgcattcaatcatgatacgTCATGGAGGGAGATGGGATTCGTcaggtttgttaatttttttttatgaaaatggatATTTTCCATTCTAAACGAatttaaagatttatatttttttgtgtttcttcaaTTATCTATTGTTACATTGTTGAATTTTGTACGTTTATCAAttgcatgaaaactaaaattattgtttaaaCAGGAATACCGAGGGACTTTGAAATTGATGGGATAATGTATTATGCAATGACAAAGAACAAAGGATTAGTAGAAGCAATCACAAAACAACTaatgatagacacatcttcaAATAATGTTGAAATACGATACATAATAAGTGATAGATGCCCAACTATGGTCATACTCAATGACACAAGTGTGAAGGTATATCTGGAACAGAAGAAAACGATTGTTGATTTCTTCTTAAAATATTCATTGTACGTTATAATTTTGGATAAATCGGACAGTCTAATTCACCAAATTGAAGGAGCAATTGTTTGTGTTGGGAAAAAGTGTTCTAacgaaaaaaatgaacaaaggagaaagctattttcaaaagaACGTGTTCGTTTGATCGGGATAAGTCCagattttgaagaatttgaagaagaacGTGTGGATATAATTTCTGATGTAACGAATATCAACATAGCTGTAAAACAGActtacaaggataaataaacactGACTAATATTACGGAGTTGCACACATTTATGAAACAGTTCTCTTATTGAACTGAAAGGTCAAGCAATAGTAGGTGAAAACGTTTTTTTTTTCGTGTATTAAATTGGATACTATTGTTGTATGTAAATCCGATATCTGTTTTTTGagtattaattttgtttttaatttaacaGCTACTATTTGATTTGTGTGGTGGAGGACAGTACTTGGTTTCTCCTTTCTTTCAGAATTAACAAATCAAAGATTTTTAAGATAAGAAAGTATTGTGACATTCATACATGCTCAATAAAGGATCAAGTTTATGGAAGGCGTCAACGGATGACAAAAGTGGTAGCCGGACTGATCGTAGGTAATTATGTGGACACCAACAGAATATACACTCCCAACGATATTGTTTCTGACATGATGAGGGAGCATGGGACTTCATTAGATTATCATCAGGCATGGCGTGCAAAAATCAAAGCAGCTAATATGTTGCGTGGTGATCCTACCGAGTCATATCAAAAGATACCaggttatttatatatgttgaaaaaatattatCCTGGATCTGTTGTTAGCTGGGAGAAAACCgaagaaaatagatttttgtattcttttgttGCATTGGATGCTTCAATTCGTCGATGGGACTATTGCAGGTCAATTGTTGTAGTCGATGGAGCAGCTCCAAAATCGCTTTAGGGTGGAATTATGCTGACTACGAGCACGTTCGATCCAGGAGGTAatgcttattttaaaaaaaaaatttgatatggaAATCATATTAGAATCTTAAGACGTTGGATAATATTGGTAtgtcatatgtatatattttttttgttttgctaaATAGTA is a genomic window containing:
- the LOC107844046 gene encoding very-long-chain aldehyde decarbonylase CER1, which gives rise to MASKPGILTEWPWTFLGNFKYLVLAPFVVHSTYTYLMSKDETQRDIVYPIIFPLLLSRVIHNQIWISISRYRTAKGNNRIVDKSIEFDQIDRESNWDDQIIFNGLLYYIGYLLLEQSHHMPLWRTDGIIIIALLHAGPVEFLYYWLHRALHHHFLYSRYHSHHHSSIATEPITSVIHPFAEHISYFTLFSIPLFTTVFTGTASIASFGAYVTYIDFMNNMGHCNFELIPKWMFSIFPPLKYIMYTPSYHSLHHTQFRTNYSLFMPMYDYIYDTLDKSSDTLYEKSLEREAEVPDVVHLTHLTTPESIYHLRLGFASMASNPHTSKWYLWLMWPVTLWSIVITWIYGRTFVVERNMFKNIKLQTWAIPKYRVQYFMKWQRETINNFIEETIMEADQKGIKVLSLGLLNQDEKLNNNGELYIRRHPQLKVKVVDGSSLAVAVVINSIPKGTSQVVLRGRLSKVAYSIALALCKGGIKVVMLDEEEYKRLNAKLTPEAATNLVLSKSHVSKIWLVGDGLSEEEQLKAPKGTLFIPFSQFPPRKARKDCFYFTTPAMVTPKHLENVDSCENWLPRRVMSAWRIAGILHALEGWNEHECGNMMFDIDKVWKASLDHGFRPLTMATVTESKN